In the genome of Bremerella sp. JC817, the window GGCCTGAAACGAACGGTCGGTTCCACCCTGTCTGCAAGGAAGCCATCCGCCATGCTGACCGAAGCCGCCCTGAAAGTCCTGACCTACGCCCTGCGGCGTTAGCTGGAAGAGGTTGACGTTGTTGGGTGTTCAACAGAGCAAAACTATTACGAAACTGACCCAGGCAACGCCTCCTACCAAATAATAGGGGCGAGTATCACAGGTGCAGACAATCACGACGTTACCTCTGACGTAGTAGACTGGATGAATGACAATGGATACACAAACACCCCACATACGGCGATAGACAATGTTGTTGTCGGTGATGTCACGGATCAAATCAATGACATCTTGAACCCTCCTCCGCGAAAAAGACTGAGGTGATAAGTGAAGCCCATATGGCAGATTTCACTCGCCCACTTGATCCTTCTGGTCTTCTGTGTGTGTCTGTACCTCGGATTTAGATCGTCCATCTTAAAACTCATGCCTGTTTCGGGTAGCGCATTTACATTCTCAATGACTGCTGTGTTTTTCATCCTAGAAAGATACAAGGAGTGGCGTAACAGGCCCATAGGCTGGGGTGAAGCGATTCGTTGTATTTCGCCAGCCTGGTTTAGTGGAAGCCTGATAGGCGTTGATTTTGCGGAGTCACTAAGGCAAGAGCAGGGATATTGGGACTGGGCAAGTGATTGGGGTATCTTCGTCGCTTGGACAGGGATTCAGCTAGCTCTCGCAATTTTCACTTATTTATCAGGTCGAGTATCTCTTGCTCTATATCGATTCGTCAGGCAAGATTCTAACGATATGTGAAGTTATGAAAAAGATGCGTCCCTTTTCGTAACTCTCGCGCGATTTGGTCCATTACGGCACGAAGTGTCCTATGTCGAGAAATTGAACCTTGTCGGGCGGGGTGGCACTCAACGCTGGTAACGATTTCCCTCAGCGCAAAAAATAAGTCTTGATGCGGAAAGCGGTTGGGCCTTCAATGCTCGCCGCCAAACCAGCAGTACTTCCAGGCCGGAGCCTTGGAATGTCGCATCAAAACAGCACGAATCTTTGCACATCTATTTCGAACTGGGAAGCCGTATTCGAAGTTTTGGGGAGCATGCCAATCCAGAGCTTAGCTTATTGAGCGAGATGTTTGCATCGTGCAAGCTTCGCTTCGCGACAAACTGGGAAACCCAAATCACCCACAGCATTGCAATCTAGCTTCACCTTGCAGGAGAACCCCACTCCGAACACAACGCCTCCGCCTATTCCAGAACCAGTTTCGTCGCTTCCGCTTCCAAATCAGGCGGATAGCCGTGCTTTCGGAGGACTCGGCGGACGAGGATGCGGATCTTGGCTCGGGCGTTTTCGCGGGTGCTGCCAGTCGATCGTCACGCTGCTGCGGAATTTAGTGACCAGTTCGGTGGCGATCACTTTCAGTTCATCGATCCTCGTTACTTCGATTGCGCTGTTGTTCTGGGCCAGGGCGTCGATGGCCTCCATCAGTCAAGGGGCATGCGATGTGTCTGCCATCCCTGTCAATTCTTGAACTCCCCGATGGGTACGGTTTGGACGCTCTTGCTTCTTCACTCCATACTGAGTTGCCAGCCAGTTGGTTGCGTCGGCGAGGAGGTCGAGCGGTGCTTTGGCGTAGTGTCGATCGGAAATGGTCGACGGGCTATGGCCGAGAAAAAGATCTTCCAGGCCGCGGAATTTTGGGTTGTTTCGGATGAGGCTAGCGCTTGTCTTGCGGAAGAGCTTTGAAGGCTTTTGGAAGCCAACATTCAAACGCTTAGGCCACTTCATTCAAGGGCGTGCGTTCGCTGAGTCCCAACCGCTTGGAACGTCCGGTTTCATCGACCATACAGGTAAATTCGTGATTGAATTTCCGCAGGTAATTAGCGTTACCTATTTCACACACGATATTGCGTGGATGGAAATTGGAGAGAACGATAATAACTACGGATACATGGGAAGCGACGGCCAGTGGATATGGCAGTCAAAATAACAATTCAGTTCTGTCTCTATGACTTAAATAACGGATATGCAATGAGTTGAGTCAGCACTCAGTTAGCACCAGTTTCTGTTGGAAGCGCAAAACCATCCCTCCACAATTCAGAAAAGGGATCAGTTCCCTCAGGCCTCGCCTGAATACTACACGGAATCGCTAAACCTTTTCTCCGGTATCGGATAGCAATAATTCCGCAACAGAGAACTCTCATTAGCAGGGTTTTGCACAGGGAGGTGTAGGTCAGAGGAAGTTGGACGCCAACTACGACGTCAATGGCCGCACGACGGTCGGCGTTGGTATCGCGAACCGAGGATTGATGGATGGAAAGCTTATGGTTGCTGTTGATGTCACCCATAAGATTTGGGATGACACGGCTTTGCACGAAGTGGTGTCGGACAACCCGTGGGCCGTTGAAAGCGGTGGATAGTACATCCTGGCCAGGTATCGCATGCGTGCCGGATATACCTGGGTAAAAAACCTGCTTAACGATGCGCCCGGCTGTGTTATCGGCGGCGTTCCAGCCAACGACTTCGCTTCGGTTCGATTGACCCAAGGTCTTTTCACGATCACCACTCCAGCATCGACTCTCACGCGGGATTGGTGTGGTCGAGGTGCGACCCGGTGTTGACTTTCATCTGATGGGCGGTGGGATGTTCCGCGATTCGGCTAACCTTGGTGGCTCGACCATCACTTCTATCCAAAGCGATTGGCTTGCGGCCGGGTTTACCTTGCGCCTTCGTCGCTATGCATGCTCCGGATTGTTGGTGTCTGAATTGAACCGAATTCGCAGGCCACAAGAAATGAAAAGATCGCCAGAAATATGTTTCCTGGCGATCCTGACGGTTCACTGGAAGAAATCGTTTCAGCTGCCGCTGTTTTCTGAACTCTTGTCCTTCAACCGAACGAGAAGCCACTGCTCGGTTTTATCGGCTCCAAAGTGGATGAGAACGGGTGCCTCATCCTTCGTCAAGTTGTAGAGGCCGGTTTCAACGACATCGGTCTTATTGTCCCCAACAGTAAAGGCGACTCGTTGGGTCTTTTTGTCGACGGCCCCCTGGATGACTTGAGTCTTGCCGGTGGACGTGTCGGTATAGTTACCCCGAACGACTCCCTGTTTGTTAATGGCGAGTTGAACCGTGACGTTCGAGTTCGAATCGCCGGTCTTGGTCAACGCGAAAACACCCAGCGGCATCCAATTTCCGTCGGATGACGCATCGGCATTGGCACCCGTTGTGGCAAGATCGCTCGCCTGATCGTAGTACTGCTGCGATGTTCCGACGTCCTGACCGTTGACGTACACATCGTTGTTCTCGTAGATCACCGTGTTTCCATAGTCATAGTAAATGGGCTGGGCGTCGTAGTAGTTCATCCAAGAGCCAACAGCTCCCCAGGTTGCTGCCCTCCATGCTGTGCCTGCAGCCCAGCCGGTGGCGAACCAGGCACCCGGGTGATCGGTATACCAGCCGGCATGGTAGATTCCCCAGTCATTGAAGTTTGAGCGGACCGCAACGGCAGAATGATATCGTCCCGTCGGAGAAACTCGCGCGTAGCCAGCAGCCACACCGGCTGGTCCGGCCGCGACACCTCTTGCAGCGAACCCGCCATCAGGCCCACGAACTGCGGAACCAGCGGCGACGCCACGTGGTCCAGCGGCAACTCCACGAGCGGCCGCTCCGCCGTAGGGGCTGCGAACGGCTCCACCGGCTGCAACATCGCCACCTGGTCCGCGAACTGCTCCTTGAATGGCTCCGCCGCCATCTGCTCCTTGAACTCCGCGAAAACCGGCTTCACCCCCAAACGCTCCTTCGGCCCCGCCCCGATAGGCGGTGTTTCCTTGGGGGCCTGTCACGCTGACTCCCGCTGCCTGTCCACCGCGCGGTCCCTCAACGGATCCACTGTTGAAATCGAAGTTACTTCCTAGATCGCGCCCACTCTCACCATTGAGATTCGTGTTGATGTTGGTCGTGTGATTGAAATTGTTGACGTTGGTCGAACTCAAGTTGTGCATTCCGCCATCGGAAGGGAGCCCAAGGAAGCTGCTTAGTTGACTTCGGCTAGGTGCTTGTCCCGAGAATCGATCCCCAAAGCTATCTTGGGAGAGTCCGCCCCCCAAACCATTGCCTTCGAGACCCCGATCACCCAGTCCACCACCTAGGCCACTGCCACCTAGGCCACTGCCACCTAGGCCACGATCGCCAAGGCCACCCCCTCCGAGTCCAGCACCGCCAAAGCCACCGCCGCCACCGAGACCGCCGCCACCGAGACCGCCGCCACCGAGACCGCCGCCACCGAGGCTACGACCTCCTCCACCGAGGCTACGACCTCCTCCACCGAAGCTTCCACCACCGAAGCCACCTCCGCCGCCGTGGAATCCTCCACCACCGCCAAAACCGCGGGCCCAGGTGGAATAGGAGGGAAGTAGGAAGGTCAAACACAAGGTTATGGCAGCGAATGTAAGTATGCGTTTCATTGGGAATGTTCTCGATTAGGGGATTTCAGCGTGGACGGAAAGCGATGAACTATTGGGCGACCGGTTGTCTTTTGATGACAATCTCGTCGGTATCCGGCAAAGCTCTATCTCCCAGGGAGCGTTGAACCGATTTCCAAGAGTAGGCGTTTTCATCCAGAGGACGAAGTAGATTCACGGCGCTTGTTTTGAAGCCATCAGCGGTCACTCCATGAACCGTTGCTTTCCAGCTGCTTCCCATGAAGAACCAAGTGCCAATCGCGTGTCCACCGTCGGGACTAAAATCCCAAGACTGGATCGTCTTGGTTGCCTGATTCCATCCGATGAGCTGAACACCGGACGACTTGGTACCATCGTGCTTGGTGATTGTATACGCGCGTTCGATGAAACTCTTGTTGCCGATCCAGCTGCAGACAGATTCCACCTTAAAGCCATGCTCCTCAGCAACCCAATTTCCGATGAGCCATTCCAACTCTGCAATGCCAGAGTAGTTGGAAACTCGCGGCGTGAAGGAATCTCGAACGGAGGCCATCAGCCATTTTCCATCCACCTTGTTGTGGACCACGACATATTTCGTGAAGCCAGGCTGACCCGCCGGTGGAGGCTCGACTTCGGCACGTCCTTCTTCGATCGCTACGTCATCGCTTACCATTCGCAACGAGGTAATACTGAGACGGATTTTTAAGCCTGGATTCTCGGCGAAGAACTTTGCATAACCCGCTTCAATCTCGGCACGTCCTGAGAATTGCTTGCCGGTATCGTCAATGTATTCGCCTTTGACTGTCCACATCTTGGCAATGCTCTTGGCATTCCCCTGGTTAAAGGCTTTGACGAAGGCATCCGCCCCGGTACGAATTTCGGCGAGATCTGCCTCACTACTCACCGGCTCCGCAGCTTGAAGTGCCGCAGCCGATAAGATCCACAGCGCCGTAAATACGATCAGGGGACACCGGACGAACTTTTGAGTCAAACTCATGATGTAAGACCTATTTTGATCCACACTCTGTTGAGGAATCGGATACCAGACTTCAGGGGACAAGCAAGAACTGGACGCTGGATGTCCAATAGCGAGCCACGCACGTCATGCCGAGTGGTTCGTCATCAAGGTTGGCTTCCATCATGAAAGCCTGTGGTACTAAGCTTGGAGAGGACCCCACATTCTCGAAATCACGTTGGGAATAACGCCGTCCGAAAAAGCGGGTCATTACCGGATCATCACGAAAGTCCGATGCGAATCGAGACCTTTCGTCACGTTTCTGACGAGGGTCGACGTGTGTTTTTCATATTAGCTTACGTCAAAGGAGTGGAACAAGAATTCCACATCTTCGCCAAGTTTTCTTACCTTTCCATCAGGGCGATGTCTCGTCGTATCGAAGAGCATGTATGCCGAAGGAATGGCGGGAATTGTGCAGCACTTGCCAGTTTTATTGCAACTCGATTGGCATCGTTTCGCCTAATGACCAGTCGCCAACAGCGTATCTAAGTCAGTCGTCCCATTGGAGATGCGACTCTGCCATGATCAGAGCCTGCAGCTGGGGGAAATGCCGGGAGTAGGCTGAACCGATTCGTGGCGTTCGCAGTCATCCCATGTTCTTTGTTCAACACGAGTTAACGCAAGTGCAATGGACTGACAGCTAGACTCTCATAGCTCATAAGAACCGCGAATTGTGGGACCGACGAAATATTCTTTGGAGACTTTTCAGTTCGCCGTCGTGCTCCTGCTATGTATCTCGCCCCTGTTGGATGAGTCCGCTGGGGGAAGGCTAGTCGAGGCATTCGTGTTGACGGTAGTTCTCGTCGCACTCTACATCTAACACGCAAGTGCTCAGCGGTGTGGACCGGGAACGACAAATATATCGATTGGAAGTCTGGCCAAGATGGCTATGGACGCCTACGGCCACAAGTTGCCGTGAATTAACCGACAGTCGGTCCCGCTGAACGAATGTCGGTCGAATTCCAGTCTCGAGAGAACGTCTTCAGGGGCCGCGAGCAGGCAGCCTGATTGGGTGCCTGCTGTTGCGTCTCGTCGACAAGACTTGAACCCTGAGCTTGGCGAGCTACTCGCGCCCTGATTCCAGTTTCTGCAGCCCTTCCTCAGGCTTCTTGATCTCCTCGGGGGCTAACTCGGCGCGATCGATTGAAATGGTCAGCTTGTTGAACTTGGCCGTGAGCTCAAACGGCGGGCTATAATCCTCGTCGTTGACGCCTGTGATTGTGTCAGATCTGAGGTCGAAGCTTACATTCCATTGCAGTTTTTTTCACCCCAAGTTTAGACTGTCGATAGCAGCGTTTCCGCGAGTGAGTTCTAAACGGTCGTTGATGAATATTGTGCGGACTCGAAGCGAAGTGATTCACCTTGGATTGGTCAGTGACACGGACGAGTCAATTTGCCGGGGGCGAATCGCGAACGGGTGGCAGCGACAAGTTGGTCTGCGACGTCTAAAGTGCCCCCCGCATGAATTGGTCCCATGAGATAAGTCATGAATTTTAACCAGCTCACTTTAATCTTCGCGGTAACCGCTTGTCTTGCGAGAGTAGGTTCTGCCGATCCACCGCAACATGTCGACAGAAATGGGGACTCGTGGGAAAGAATCCCTGGGATCATTGATTCAATCTCCGCCACTTCCTATCGAGAGCAATTGGATGAATTGCATTCTCTAACAAGCATCAAACTTGGGTATCCGCAATCATCGGTGAATTTGAACACGGCCGTCCACAAGCAGTACATGCTTCGGACCAAGCGGAATTGGCAGCAGTGGTGGAAATCGACGGGTGAGCCAGTTTCCGCAGAGAAAGAGCAACATTCGAAAGTTGACCTACCCGCATTCAATATGGGCTGGGAGTTCTTCGGAACGAAGAACAAGCAGCCAGACGATATTCAGCCTGTCTGGATTCCTGCGACTTGGGGCCTCTATATTACGTTTACCAACGGGGACTATTACGGACTGGTACGCGAGGTATGGATTATTGAGCGAGGCGATTCTCAGGCCAGTCTGACCAGGCTTCGCGGAGATTACTTTTCAGGTTCTGCCGACAATTTCAGGAGAGTACCTTGGGATGTGACACTGAAGGAGTTGAGGGATTTTACTCCAGAAAAAGCCGATCAACTCCTCAGAGCTCTGCACTACCTGCATCAATACGCGCCAGAAGTTAATGAGGATGTTCCTGAGGATAGCTTGCAGGGACTCTACTATCCCTATTCGTCCGTTCAGTTGAGGGATGGCCGCAATCGAGTCCTTTGCAATACGGAAGGCTACGAGTTCTGCAAATCTCGGTCAAAGTATGGCGATGACAAATCGGGCCGAACCTATTACTTCTTAAGCACAATTTTCGCCGATGATGCGAAGTGGAAATTAGTCTCCGGATCTCCGAGCGCGAAGCTGGCACCCTATCATTCGTTCCTATCGATGAGCAAGCCTGGGTTTGCATCGAATGCAGCGGATGTGATCAAGCTCTTCGGCAATCAGGGTGGTATTTCAGAATTGCAAGCGATGCTCGACTGGGCTGACAAGGAATTGGCGGCGACCGATCCCGAGATCGATTGGGAAATGTGCACGAACCAATTTGGGGCCAAGGGCAAGGACAACGTTATTTGGTTAAACAGGACGGCGATCCAAGAGACGCTGAAAGAGATCAAAGCAGCAATAGTGCGATTAGAGGCAAGACAGAATTCTGGCGAGGACGTTGCTGGCGACCTATTTGCTGCCTGCCTGGTACGATCGAAAGAACTGGAACGCAAAGTTGATGCCATGTTGGCCTTGGAGAGAAGAGAAAAAGAACAGGCCATTCTGCGATATCCCCTTCCACTGCGAGACTTGATCAGGATTTATGACCATCCAGGTAATACCGATTGGACGCAGATCTCAGCCGCCATCCAGGCCATTCGGAGTAAACCGGACCCTAAGCTTTTTGCCCAACTGGTGCAGGCAATGGATGAAGAGTCCTTCAAGCCTGAACGACTTCTGAAAACCATAATGGTCAACGAGCTAGAACTATCGGAAGTAAAGCCATGGAACGACGAACAGGAAGCGATCGCAATGGAAGCTTGTATTGACGCGTTTCCACTCGCCAAGGATGAGGCGAAAGAGAGTCTCGTAGAGATCTTGTTGCTTATCTGCGGTGAAGGTCGGATCGCATTCAAGACAACCAGCGGAGGTCGAGTCGTCGAAATACGGATGACCGAGGACGGATATCGCCATTCGCAAGGCCCTTCTGATTTCCCACCATCCGTCGAGCAAACACAAAACAAGCTTCGACGCTTATACAAAGATGCCAAATCCAACCGGCATGCACTGGGCAACACGAATCAGCCTTCTGATTGAGCGTTAATAACTCGGAAAGCTTGATGAAACCGTTTGCCGTAGACCAGCCGGCGGACAGGGTGGAAATAGGATTGTTAATCGATTCACCTGAACCTAGGACTTCGCGAATCGCTTAATTGGACGTGAACTTGACTCCAACGGCGACGTCGCTCACCGCCTGTTGTGGGGGCCGAGTGTCGACCAGCTTCTGGCCGATGAGAACACCAGCGGCGATGTCTTATGGGCGTTGACCGATCACCTGAACACGGTCCACGACTGGATCGAATACGACGACGTCACCGACAGCATCAGCGTCGCCAATCAAATTGCCAACGACAGATTCGGCAACGTCCTGAGCGAAACCAACAGTTCGCTCGACGACCTGGGCCTTGGCTTCACCGCCCGCTGTTTCGACGAAGCCACCGGTCTGCAGTACAATACCAAAGGTCTCAGCCCTTTTTTGAGAGAACAAATTTCCGGTTATGTTCAACACTTGCAAACACCCACTGGTGCCAGACAGTTTACAGCCGATCTAGCGGTATTGATGACAACGGCGGGGGGGCGGGG includes:
- a CDS encoding type I restriction enzyme endonuclease domain-containing protein; translation: MRILVRRVLRKHGYPPDLEAEATKLVLE
- a CDS encoding WG repeat-containing protein; this encodes MRLALVLRKSFEGFWKPTFKRLGHFIQGRAFAESQPLGTSGFIDHTGKFVIEFPQVISVTYFTHDIAWMEIGENDNNYGYMGSDGQWIWQSK
- a CDS encoding protocadherin; translation: MKRILTFAAITLCLTFLLPSYSTWARGFGGGGGFHGGGGGFGGGSFGGGGRSLGGGGRSLGGGGLGGGGLGGGGLGGGGGFGGAGLGGGGLGDRGLGGSGLGGSGLGGGLGDRGLEGNGLGGGLSQDSFGDRFSGQAPSRSQLSSFLGLPSDGGMHNLSSTNVNNFNHTTNINTNLNGESGRDLGSNFDFNSGSVEGPRGGQAAGVSVTGPQGNTAYRGGAEGAFGGEAGFRGVQGADGGGAIQGAVRGPGGDVAAGGAVRSPYGGAAARGVAAGPRGVAAGSAVRGPDGGFAARGVAAGPAGVAAGYARVSPTGRYHSAVAVRSNFNDWGIYHAGWYTDHPGAWFATGWAAGTAWRAATWGAVGSWMNYYDAQPIYYDYGNTVIYENNDVYVNGQDVGTSQQYYDQASDLATTGANADASSDGNWMPLGVFALTKTGDSNSNVTVQLAINKQGVVRGNYTDTSTGKTQVIQGAVDKKTQRVAFTVGDNKTDVVETGLYNLTKDEAPVLIHFGADKTEQWLLVRLKDKSSENSGS
- a CDS encoding SgcJ/EcaC family oxidoreductase, with amino-acid sequence MSLTQKFVRCPLIVFTALWILSAAALQAAEPVSSEADLAEIRTGADAFVKAFNQGNAKSIAKMWTVKGEYIDDTGKQFSGRAEIEAGYAKFFAENPGLKIRLSITSLRMVSDDVAIEEGRAEVEPPPAGQPGFTKYVVVHNKVDGKWLMASVRDSFTPRVSNYSGIAELEWLIGNWVAEEHGFKVESVCSWIGNKSFIERAYTITKHDGTKSSGVQLIGWNQATKTIQSWDFSPDGGHAIGTWFFMGSSWKATVHGVTADGFKTSAVNLLRPLDENAYSWKSVQRSLGDRALPDTDEIVIKRQPVAQ